The following are from one region of the Hymenobacter radiodurans genome:
- a CDS encoding DUF4394 domain-containing protein, with product MKTISTLTKLGAAALLLMSLTSCEDILEQYFPKPASPPSNFGLDIPFYALSNGNKLDAYSTHSPTRRSSSAAITGLQAGEKILAIDFRPATGQLYGLGSTSRIYVINQSTGEARAIGAGPFTPAVAGDLVGFDFNPTVDRIRIVTSTGQNLRVNPETGAGVLVDGSLKGVAGASVSAVAYTNNIAGATATELFALDAATKKLYKLSSPNEGTLETVADLKINFTGEGGFDIDPKSDSGLGLFQVDGKPTLFTLDVQTGAARTLTTYDPSLGYTGLAIPTRPVAYAVSSTLINFEERTTRPELLIFDPSNLGAGVVSKPITGIPATESVSGLDFRPANGQLYAITRSIFTSSDRLYTINAATGAATAVGSTNFKIVGLVGFDFDPVLDRIRVIGSEELRGGGVNPVILVNPTDATATAQPSLTLPQAANNFLTTVGAAHDQNVAGAKATNLYLIDTYRNDLYVQSPAGMGALAKVGNLGVQVVKADFDISSTTNTAYALITLFGARDVTKLHTIDLATGKANAVSNYEFQGNTVGFTVGLGF from the coding sequence ATGAAGACAATCTCAACTCTTACTAAACTTGGTGCCGCCGCCTTGCTGCTGATGTCGCTCACGAGCTGCGAAGACATCCTAGAGCAGTACTTTCCTAAGCCTGCTTCGCCGCCATCCAACTTTGGTCTTGATATTCCTTTCTACGCCTTATCGAATGGCAACAAGCTAGATGCGTACTCAACTCACAGCCCGACACGCCGCTCAAGCTCTGCTGCTATCACTGGTTTACAGGCAGGAGAAAAGATCTTAGCTATTGACTTCCGTCCGGCTACGGGGCAGCTATATGGTTTGGGCAGCACTAGCCGTATTTACGTAATCAATCAGTCAACTGGGGAGGCCCGCGCCATTGGTGCAGGTCCTTTTACTCCGGCTGTAGCAGGAGACTTGGTGGGCTTTGACTTTAATCCTACCGTCGACCGCATTCGTATCGTCACGAGTACAGGCCAAAACTTGCGGGTTAATCCAGAAACGGGAGCTGGTGTTCTTGTTGATGGCTCACTTAAAGGCGTAGCTGGCGCTTCTGTATCGGCTGTGGCCTACACCAATAATATAGCGGGAGCCACCGCTACTGAGCTTTTTGCACTGGATGCAGCTACTAAAAAGCTGTACAAGCTAAGTTCTCCAAATGAAGGCACCTTAGAAACAGTAGCTGACCTCAAAATCAACTTTACGGGTGAGGGCGGCTTTGATATTGACCCTAAAAGTGACTCAGGACTAGGGCTGTTTCAGGTGGATGGCAAGCCTACCCTTTTCACGCTAGACGTGCAAACTGGTGCCGCCCGTACCCTCACCACCTATGACCCTAGTCTGGGCTATACAGGCCTAGCTATTCCTACGCGGCCTGTAGCTTATGCCGTTAGTAGTACACTCATCAATTTTGAGGAAAGAACTACAAGGCCTGAGCTGTTAATTTTTGATCCTTCCAACTTGGGGGCTGGCGTTGTATCCAAGCCTATTACAGGAATACCAGCCACTGAAAGCGTTTCAGGATTGGACTTTCGCCCAGCTAATGGGCAGCTCTATGCCATCACCAGAAGCATATTCACTAGCAGCGACCGTCTCTATACCATTAATGCTGCCACAGGTGCTGCTACTGCTGTAGGCTCCACTAATTTCAAAATAGTTGGGCTAGTAGGATTTGACTTTGATCCAGTCCTCGATCGGATTCGCGTAATCGGCAGTGAGGAGTTGCGGGGGGGCGGCGTGAATCCCGTCATATTAGTGAACCCTACGGATGCTACGGCTACCGCGCAGCCCAGCTTAACGCTGCCTCAGGCCGCCAATAATTTCTTGACTACCGTGGGCGCGGCCCACGACCAGAACGTGGCCGGCGCGAAGGCAACGAACTTGTATCTGATTGATACCTATCGAAACGATCTCTATGTGCAAAGCCCTGCCGGTATGGGGGCCTTAGCCAAGGTGGGGAACCTGGGCGTCCAAGTCGTTAAAGCCGACTTTGATATTAGCAGTACCACCAATACGGCGTATGCGCTGATTACCCTCTTTGGTGCTAGGGACGTCACGAAGCTGCACACGATTGATCTGGCCACCGGAAAAGCGAATGCGGTGAGTAATTATGAGTTTCAAGGCAATACCGTTGGCTTCACGGTGGGCCTAGGTTTCTAA
- a CDS encoding DUF4394 domain-containing protein has product MRLRSCHGCYAPHCARGGENYRINPVSAAVIRDGILNPDPTFISAAAYDNNYAGASTTKLYVVDYGTDKLYQVNPPNTGNMIEIGSLGINVSGDIHLDIGGISNTAYFVSTPSGVFNPETQTATRPGPTELYTINLATGAATSIGEIDFIGLSDRGEYQLRGFTLGLGF; this is encoded by the coding sequence ATTCGACTTCGATCCTGTCACGGATGTTATGCGCCACATTGTGCCCGGGGGGGTGAGAATTATCGTATTAACCCGGTCAGCGCAGCCGTCATCCGAGACGGGATACTGAATCCAGACCCTACCTTTATTTCAGCTGCGGCGTATGATAATAACTACGCTGGCGCGAGTACAACCAAGTTGTATGTTGTTGACTATGGTACCGACAAATTGTACCAAGTTAATCCGCCTAACACGGGCAACATGATTGAAATTGGCAGCCTCGGCATTAACGTATCCGGCGATATTCATCTGGATATAGGCGGCATTAGCAACACGGCCTACTTTGTTTCTACTCCTAGTGGGGTATTTAACCCAGAAACCCAAACCGCTACCCGGCCGGGCCCGACCGAACTCTACACGATTAATCTGGCGACGGGCGCCGCCACTTCCATTGGGGAGATCGACTTTATCGGTCTCTCAGACCGAGGAGAATATCAACTACGCGGCTTTACCCTAGGCTTGGGCTTCTAA
- a CDS encoding DUF4394 domain-containing protein — protein MKTSFPFTKLGVAALLLMSLTSCEDILEQYFPKPTPSPTIPTFPNLGLDIPFYALSGGTRLDGFSTKDPSTRTSSVAITGLQSGERILAMDFRPATGQLYGVGSSSRLYVINQNTGLARAMGSGAFTPAIIGELVGFDFNPTVDRIRLVTSTGQNLRLNPETGTVAATDGPVNGAAGGALLTGAAYTNNTAGATTTVLYGINTVDKQLYVVNPPNDGTLAAIGALNLNISGDGGFDIDAKTGTALGLYAVSGNPTLFSVNLATGAARPLAQYTSNSGYSAIAIPTQPVAYAAVLLCSRAIGCVTELVTFNPTNPAAGFVSKPISGLRNNELFRSIDFRPATGQLYAEGDFGGIYTINLTTGAATLMNAFTTFIPGGAIGFDFDPVTDVMRHIVPGGVRIIVLTRSAQPSSETGY, from the coding sequence ATGAAAACAAGCTTTCCTTTTACCAAGCTTGGAGTCGCTGCCTTGCTGCTGATGTCGCTCACGAGCTGCGAAGACATCTTGGAGCAGTACTTTCCTAAGCCTACTCCGTCGCCTACTATTCCTACTTTCCCCAATCTGGGGCTCGATATTCCCTTCTACGCTTTGTCGGGCGGCACCCGGCTTGATGGGTTTTCGACGAAGGATCCATCCACCAGAACAAGCTCCGTAGCTATTACGGGCCTGCAGAGTGGCGAGCGTATCCTGGCCATGGACTTCCGGCCCGCTACGGGCCAGCTCTATGGGGTGGGCAGTAGCAGCCGCCTGTATGTGATTAACCAAAATACGGGCTTGGCCCGTGCCATGGGTAGTGGCGCTTTCACGCCTGCTATAATCGGGGAATTGGTGGGCTTTGACTTCAACCCGACCGTGGACCGCATCAGGCTGGTGACCAGCACGGGCCAGAATCTGCGGCTGAATCCCGAGACCGGCACCGTAGCGGCCACCGATGGCCCTGTGAATGGAGCAGCAGGGGGCGCACTCCTGACGGGAGCGGCCTACACCAATAACACGGCTGGCGCGACAACCACCGTTTTGTACGGGATTAACACCGTTGACAAGCAGCTGTATGTAGTCAACCCACCCAATGATGGCACTTTAGCTGCCATAGGAGCGCTCAACCTGAATATCAGCGGCGATGGCGGCTTTGACATTGATGCCAAGACCGGTACGGCCTTGGGTTTGTATGCCGTAAGTGGCAATCCTACTCTTTTCTCCGTAAACCTTGCAACAGGAGCTGCGCGGCCGTTAGCCCAGTATACTAGCAACTCCGGTTACTCGGCAATTGCCATCCCAACGCAGCCCGTGGCGTATGCGGCCGTTCTTTTATGCTCCCGCGCTATAGGCTGTGTCACAGAGCTAGTCACATTTAACCCCACTAATCCCGCCGCGGGCTTTGTTAGCAAGCCTATTTCCGGCCTGCGCAACAACGAACTGTTTCGAAGCATCGATTTCCGGCCTGCCACCGGGCAGCTTTACGCGGAGGGAGACTTTGGGGGAATTTATACCATAAACCTGACCACCGGAGCAGCCACGTTAATGAACGCCTTCACCACATTTATACCGGGTGGCGCTATCGGATTCGACTTCGATCCTGTCACGGATGTTATGCGCCACATTGTGCCCGGGGGGGTGAGAATTATCGTATTAACCCGGTCAGCGCAGCCGTCATCCGAGACGGGATACTGA
- a CDS encoding DUF4394 domain-containing protein, producing the protein MLKTSSLAKWGVAVLLLSSLSSCEDILEQYFPKPTPTPPTIPTFPPLGQDIAFYALSAGTRLDAYSTKDAATRTSSVAITGLQSGETILAIDFRPATGQLYGVSSASRLYVINQNTGTARAIGSGAFTPALGAI; encoded by the coding sequence ATGCTAAAAACATCTTCCCTCGCCAAGTGGGGCGTGGCAGTTCTCCTATTATCCTCGCTGAGTAGCTGCGAAGACATCTTGGAGCAGTACTTCCCCAAACCCACTCCTACGCCGCCTACTATCCCCACCTTTCCACCTCTAGGGCAGGACATTGCCTTCTACGCACTGTCAGCTGGAACTAGGCTGGATGCTTACTCTACCAAGGATGCGGCCACGCGCACCAGCTCCGTGGCCATCACCGGCCTACAGAGTGGGGAAACGATTTTAGCTATCGACTTCCGCCCCGCCACGGGCCAGCTCTACGGGGTTAGCAGCGCCAGCCGGTTGTATGTGATTAACCAGAATACGGGCACCGCGCGGGCCATTGGCTCAGGAGCATTTACGCCGGCCTTGGGGGCAATTTAG
- a CDS encoding universal stress protein translates to MGISLLVLTNFYPAALRALHYADDLACAQGGRLVLLHVNRSSLYDLYMFAGEGWRRQELDLEADTATQLERLTTQLHTPATVELATDLLPEVAKDLVTRYQQGLFVIGLPAAGHASPEQLSATTLDLLRAAQFPVLVVPDSAPATTLPRRVMVAVDQESFVLVNSGAVTQLLQNIKAEVTVVHVTVQEDDAACARALRHVQGSGLTDGTKSVDLRGFLHTDPAAGVLEAIPQVSPDLVVVLSRSRSYLGGLFHHSVTAHVIARSPVPVLVVPVN, encoded by the coding sequence ATGGGCATTTCTCTGCTTGTGCTCACCAACTTCTACCCGGCCGCCCTACGAGCGCTGCACTATGCCGATGACCTGGCCTGCGCCCAGGGCGGACGCTTGGTGCTGCTGCACGTAAACCGCTCTTCCCTCTATGACCTTTATATGTTTGCCGGGGAAGGCTGGCGGCGCCAGGAGCTCGATCTGGAGGCCGATACGGCAACTCAGCTGGAACGCCTGACTACGCAGCTGCACACCCCGGCCACCGTGGAGCTGGCCACCGACCTGCTGCCGGAAGTGGCAAAGGACCTGGTGACCCGCTACCAGCAGGGCCTGTTTGTGATAGGATTGCCAGCAGCCGGGCACGCATCGCCCGAGCAGTTGAGCGCTACCACTCTCGACCTGCTGCGGGCCGCGCAGTTTCCGGTGCTGGTGGTGCCCGATTCTGCTCCGGCCACCACCCTGCCCCGCCGCGTGATGGTAGCCGTGGATCAGGAGAGCTTTGTGCTCGTCAACTCGGGGGCAGTCACCCAGCTGCTCCAAAACATCAAAGCCGAGGTAACGGTCGTTCACGTAACCGTTCAGGAAGATGATGCCGCCTGCGCCCGAGCGCTGAGGCACGTGCAGGGAAGCGGCCTGACAGATGGCACTAAATCGGTGGACCTACGCGGCTTTCTCCACACCGATCCGGCGGCGGGCGTGCTCGAAGCCATCCCTCAAGTGAGCCCCGACTTAGTGGTGGTGCTGTCGCGCTCGCGCAGCTACCTTGGGGGGCTTTTTCACCACAGCGTCACGGCGCACGTTATTGCACGCAGCCCGGTTCCGGTGCTGGTGGTACCAGTAAACTAG
- a CDS encoding universal stress protein: MTPPIVVLTDFFAVSNRALSYASGLALPLKAQLVLLHVRHDGLLSPEEYTNRGAHHNERETLEALTKLAGSQPVPTQVEISEGYLPDAVTEAVRHHHPQLLVLGRPGTAVMPAEGIVNAAMDLLRHVPHPLLTVPTVGWDTFPPRRLLLAVDGDDFMLYENQDILPQLMQSLQGALTILHVTDQKDPGAAAGHDALRSVRNSGLVTVKESDPVRVVYHTNVAEGILQGAAELEADLLVVIARRHSLLGGLFHRSVTAQIIGESPIPVLLIPAMD; encoded by the coding sequence ATGACACCTCCCATTGTTGTTCTGACCGATTTTTTCGCCGTTTCCAACCGCGCGCTATCGTATGCCTCCGGCTTAGCATTACCCTTGAAGGCCCAGCTGGTACTGCTGCATGTGCGCCACGACGGGCTTCTCTCGCCTGAGGAGTACACCAACCGCGGAGCCCATCATAATGAGCGCGAAACCTTGGAAGCGCTGACGAAGCTGGCCGGGAGCCAGCCCGTGCCTACGCAGGTGGAAATCTCGGAAGGCTACCTGCCCGACGCCGTGACGGAGGCCGTGCGTCACCATCATCCGCAGCTGCTGGTGCTGGGGCGACCGGGCACCGCGGTTATGCCGGCCGAAGGCATCGTTAATGCGGCCATGGATTTGTTGCGCCACGTGCCGCACCCCCTGCTCACGGTGCCCACCGTGGGCTGGGACACTTTTCCACCGCGCCGCTTGCTGCTGGCCGTTGATGGCGACGATTTCATGCTGTACGAAAACCAAGATATCCTGCCCCAGCTCATGCAGTCGTTGCAGGGCGCGCTTACTATTCTACACGTAACCGACCAAAAGGACCCTGGCGCGGCGGCCGGGCACGATGCTTTGCGCAGTGTGCGAAATAGTGGCTTAGTAACCGTGAAAGAATCTGATCCCGTTCGCGTGGTGTACCACACCAACGTGGCGGAAGGAATTTTGCAGGGGGCCGCCGAGCTGGAAGCCGACCTACTGGTGGTGATTGCGCGGCGCCATAGTCTGCTCGGGGGGCTGTTTCATCGCAGCGTTACGGCCCAGATTATTGGAGAAAGCCCCATTCCGGTTCTGCTGATTCCGGCCATGGACTAG
- a CDS encoding globin family protein has product MHSLPDLDTPARRQQLVSQFMDRLANDELLSSVFGNSMNADGSAAPVEQQAWWDSALAGECYQGRPLRATHVHPYTGPLYERWCQLLKNTFDRNFEGPEATAAQGHVLNLATMLSHWRLAQQDSYSTPDTDATKQLAAA; this is encoded by the coding sequence ATGCACTCTCTCCCCGATTTGGATACGCCGGCCCGGCGCCAGCAGCTGGTCAGCCAGTTTATGGATCGGCTCGCCAATGATGAATTGCTAAGCTCGGTTTTTGGCAACTCGATGAATGCCGACGGCAGCGCGGCCCCAGTGGAGCAGCAGGCGTGGTGGGATTCCGCGCTGGCTGGTGAATGCTATCAGGGCCGGCCGCTGCGGGCAACTCATGTGCATCCCTACACTGGCCCGCTGTATGAGCGCTGGTGCCAACTGCTAAAAAATACCTTCGATCGGAATTTTGAAGGACCCGAAGCTACAGCCGCTCAGGGCCATGTGCTCAATCTGGCTACCATGCTCTCGCATTGGCGGCTGGCCCAGCAGGACAGTTATTCTACACCTGACACCGACGCGACCAAGCAATTGGCCGCTGCCTAA
- a CDS encoding universal stress protein: MAVDANSFTLNEASKALAPLLASWQATYIVIHAEAPHEQQAFPGQRALATVRLSQLLPPDTALELYEEVNLPPAEGIVQAVKDVQADLLVLIVRPHSFVGQLFHRSITAQVLRESQIPVLLLPAQDQSTPRWLARLT, encoded by the coding sequence TTGGCAGTCGATGCTAATTCATTTACCCTGAACGAAGCCAGTAAGGCCTTGGCGCCCCTACTGGCTTCCTGGCAGGCAACGTACATCGTGATACATGCCGAAGCGCCACATGAGCAACAGGCCTTTCCGGGCCAGCGGGCCCTGGCCACTGTTCGCCTGAGCCAGCTGCTTCCGCCCGATACGGCATTGGAGCTGTACGAGGAGGTAAATCTGCCGCCCGCTGAAGGCATCGTACAGGCAGTGAAGGATGTACAGGCCGATTTGCTGGTGCTCATTGTCCGGCCGCATAGCTTCGTAGGGCAGCTGTTCCACCGCAGCATCACGGCCCAGGTGCTGCGCGAAAGCCAGATACCAGTACTGCTGCTCCCCGCGCAGGACCAGAGTACTCCGAGGTGGCTGGCACGCCTCACCTGA
- a CDS encoding universal stress protein → MSPSIVVLANLTATAAHAARYAAVLGEPLQARLILLHHYSEMSPDPELVTMNATTTYRSQTEMDAALQSLTQQLPASTEVLASTRAEVELVAEAVERYHPLLLAMGASTESSLLDLLWQNQALRDTHWPILAIPEDAPAPAFRAA, encoded by the coding sequence ATGAGCCCGTCAATCGTTGTGTTAGCTAACCTGACAGCGACGGCGGCGCACGCCGCTCGGTATGCCGCCGTGCTGGGTGAGCCGCTTCAGGCGCGCCTCATTTTGCTGCATCATTACAGCGAGATGTCCCCTGACCCCGAGCTGGTGACCATGAACGCCACCACTACCTACCGCAGTCAGACGGAGATGGACGCCGCTTTGCAGAGCCTGACCCAGCAGCTTCCGGCTTCCACGGAGGTGCTGGCCTCCACCCGGGCGGAGGTAGAACTGGTAGCGGAGGCCGTGGAGCGCTACCACCCGCTCCTGCTGGCGATGGGCGCGAGCACCGAGAGTAGCCTGCTGGACCTGCTGTGGCAAAACCAGGCGCTGCGCGATACGCATTGGCCCATATTGGCTATCCCGGAAGACGCCCCCGCCCCCGCATTCCGCGCCGCATAG